The Panicum virgatum strain AP13 chromosome 6K, P.virgatum_v5, whole genome shotgun sequence nucleotide sequence ggatcaggcccgggttgctatgggtgaggttcatgaaggtatttgtggtactcatcaatcggctcccaagatgaagtggttacttagaagagccagtttctattggcccaccatgctatccgattgtttcaagtactataaaggatgtgaagaatgtcagcggtttggtgatttgcaattggtgcctgctgtgttgatgcatcctattattaaaccatggccattcCGAGGTTgagggttggatttcattggacaaattaatcctccatcttcaaaggggcatcgcttcgtgttggttgctacggattatttcacgaaatggaccgaagcggctcctttgaagaatatgacacataaggaggtgattgagtttataactaagcatattattcatagattcggcattccacaaactttgacaatggatcaaggttcttcatttatatcaaaagaggtgcgtgcctttgccgaatcttacaagattaagttgctcaattcatctccatactatgctcaggccaatgggcaggccgagtctagtaataagattttgatcaaacttgtcaagaagaagatagaagaaaatcctaagaggtggcatgaagtgttatccgaagcattgtgggctcatcgtatatctagacatggtgctactaaggttactccttttgatcttgtgtatggtcaagaggccgttttacccgttgaggtaaatctggatgcatatagattggcaaagcaaaatgacctctccactgttgattaccatgatttgatgatggataatattgatgaggtgaccgacaagtgtttgaaggctttgaaggagattgagaaagacaagaTTCGGGTGGCCAAAgtttacaacaaaaaggtaaaacttaaatctttttaGGTCggggatctggtttggaagacaattttgcctcttgggatgaaaagcaacaagtttggcaaatggtcgccaagttgggagggtccatacaagattatcaaagttatctccggtaattcgtatatggtggagacggtgcaaggtgagcgtctaccaAGGACTATCTATGGGAGGTACTTGAAGAAGTTCTATCCTAGCATATGGCAAAGCGCATGGGGACAAAGATGGCTGGTATtgaatatcgcccttagttttattttttagacttgtatgctctgtgtaaaatatgttcatcaggatagttcttgctttttggcttgtgaaacttaccaaaaagcaggggggcatatgttgacagtcaattctggcagttcagaggccgaccggtctgaccggtcgagccgaccggtcagactggtctgtccagttgtaatccgagtaggcttcgttttattttgaaaattcttgtataaaccgacttagagaggggtacgacttccccgacctataaatataaaggctacggccgattgagggtattcccaatcgaatcaaatcaaaatatcgcattactttttatctctcaaacctgagccttttccaaccctagattgctttcttccttcgtctcgacgacgtttgaagacgttctgagtggcctgccgacctcagagcaaccctagccgcgcaagctccgacggggtccctcccgagctcgcgtttctaggtcttcgcggttctctgctccacactggtcagaccggtctgccagGGCATCGCTGGTTCAGATCATTTTGACGATCTCccacgcgttctagcgcattcgagtgtgttggcgcgattctgtgtcaacaattACATCGTCGCCTTTCTTaaaaatgtaaataaaattacatccTCTAAACTTTTAGATCAAACTGCTTAGTTTATGCAACTCAATATGCAATATGGTATCAAGAGTAAGTAGTAATCTCAGTTTACATCCTGACTATCAATAACAACTTACTAATTCACAAAATCTCTGCCCTCTCATGCATATTACACATTTAAGGCCCGAAGTAGACTCCATATGAAAAACAAAGTGTTATGTAAATGAACTGGACACTTCCCTCTGTCAGGGTTTTGGACTGTAACTTGATGATATATGCTACCCAATAGATGGCAGTTGTAAAGTAAACGTGGCATGCATGTTTATGGAGAAAGAAAGCACTAGGTGCATGATTTTCAATATTTCATTAACGGCCTGAGAATGACACACAGGAATTAAAGGGGTTTATGTGATTCTCGCCGTCGCCTTCTCTGTTGGAGCAGTCCTCACCGCAGTCATCATTGCTGGTGTTTTCCTCTATAGACGAAAGGTCAACCGGAAAAAAACACCACCAGGTACGCCCACTACCTGACATTTATGATCTGCGTCTGCCTGCGTGGTTCTTTAATCTCGGCACTGTGAAGTACAGTTAGATGAGAAAAGTTTTCTTCACAAGGATTGTGTGCTCACATTACTTACAAGTTAAAATGCATTTGAACCACATTTGACAAATATTAATTTGGCATTGAGCTGTTCGTTTCAGAATGTTTACTTCTAAAAAAAGTAGATAGCTCGATTCTACTTAACAATTTCAGTGGCCTGATTAAGTCCATCTTTTCCCTATGCAGGTTTTTTCCTGAAAGACAACAGTAGTAGCAAAGAAGACGACATAGGATATGTTGAGCCCGAGCAACTTAATCTTGTGGTGTTAAGAGCTGCAACAAACAATTTCTCGGAAGAAAACAAACTTGGAGAGGGAGGTTTTGGAGAAGTGTTCAAGGTATATATACTTTTATACATCCAGACATGATGAACTATAATAGTTACTAAAACTATTGCTCGAAAAAAAAATAGTTACTAAAACTAACTAAACGGCGCAATCAAACATATACGAGTGATTAGTCAAAATCATAACAGCAGGTCCTTTCCTCCGTGCAGGGTACATTACAGGATGGGACAGAGATAGCTGTGAAGAGGCTTTCACAGAACTCCTCGCAGGGGTTCCAAGAGCTTAAGAATGAGCTCGTGTTAGCTGCCCAGCTGAAGCACAGGAACCTGGTGCAGCTCCTGGGGGTCTCCCGGCAAGAAGAGAAGCTAGTCATCTACGAGTACATGCCCAATAGAAGCCTAGATATCTTCCTTTCCGGTATTTTTTAGTCAAACAATATATGCTCTGCTCAAATTCATGTAAGAGTACACAACATATATGGATTCATCGCCTATGTTTGTGCTCTTGGTATGTACCTGCAGATCCAGTGGGACGGCAGCAGCTGGATTGGAACAAGAGGTTTGCTATCATCTGCGGTATCGCACGGGGACTTCTCTATCTCCACGAGGAGTCTCGCTTGAAAGTCATCCACAGAGATCTAAAGCCGAGCAATGTATTGCTTGATGCGGATATGAACCCCAAAATTTCAGATTTCAGCATTGCCAGGGCTTTCGGTGGAGACCAGTCTAGAGATATAACAAGACGACCTGTTGGAACCCTGTAAGTACAAACAATAAGCAGTAAAGTCTGTCAATACAGTCCATTAATTCTTAGTGGCTCTTGATTAACTTCATTGATGCACGCAGCGGGTACATGTCCCCAGAGTATGCCTACTGGGGGCACGTTTCGACCAAATCGGACATGTTCAGCTTTGGTGTGATAGTCCTAGAGATGGTGACCGGGCAAAGGAACAACAGCGCATACAGCGACACTTCAGACTCTGTGTCTGTACTGAGCCATGTATGTCACATATGTTTCACATACAGTATGTCACTTATGTTTCACATACATGATGACATGAATGCTGATCGATTATCTATACAGGTTTGGGACAATTGGAGGGCTGGTTCAATGGTGGATGTAGTGGACCCATTGCTAGCCGTGTCGCGGTACCCAGAAAGTGAGGTCGTCAACTGCATAGAGATTGGGCtcctatgcgttcaggagaacCCGGCGGACCGGCCGGATGCCTCTGCGGTGATGCTTATGCTCAGCAGTCCAACCACCATGAGCAATGACAGACGAGCCCCGTCTAGGCCAGCCTTCGTCTTCAGCTCTGGATTCACTCAGTCAGATCGCCCACCAAGATCCGGTGCCAGGAGCTCTGATGGTGTGCTGCAGTCATCGGCAACCACGGTTTCAGAGAATGAGGTTTCTATCTCGGAGCTTCAACCAAGGTAGCATGGATATGTGTAGCACTGAGTGCAGAGCACAAGTTGCTAGCTGCGATTCAGCCTATGATTGATCCATCGGTCTTAAACCATGTATAGCATGGTAAAGAGCGATTCAGAAAACAGAGGAAGGTTTACGCCTGTGAGCTGTCCAGCTCAGTCAGTGTTACAAGTCCGGCGAACGCTGGAACTGAGGAACAAGCGAGCTAGCGCAGGATGTGTGCGTGCGAGAAAGCCTGGAAATTTGGTGCTgcatctggcagcttttctgACTCTTGATTAGGCAATATAAAGATGTATGTACAGCTCGGTCATGGCCCTATCGGCCAGGAACCACTAAGCGCACGACATCGCCCCGCGCGAACTCTGCGCCCGTCAGGCTCTGATCAAAACAGAACAAACGCAAACAAAGAAAACATGCAGCCCAAGCTTTATTTAACTAACACTCAGCTCAT carries:
- the LOC120711909 gene encoding cysteine-rich receptor-like protein kinase 15 isoform X1, whose translation is MAPSRRGLVLLLAMAASLSTVVRSKDSQFTWVDCQSLPSASPSPFSSSSTNSTFWSNVDALLDALPSAAAPTGFASLSRGDGADGAFVRGLCRGDSTPARCATYLRDAALSIRSRCNDSSRRAAIWYDDGSGVTIPAPMYCFVSYADTNASTAYEDAFRQPFQNAVVVSDKDGFERSYNALMAHLAARVVNGSDDTAPAPMFATGAVVYDAAGPNGTMYGLLQSMRDRTVAESGKCLQDSVQQLPSCCAGHRGGVVLGYNCYLRMEVYPYYNLALNGPPIVVPAALVGERKGIKGVYVILAVAFSVGAVLTAVIIAGVFLYRRKVNRKKTPPGFFLKDNSSSKEDDIGYVEPEQLNLVVLRAATNNFSEENKLGEGGFGEVFKGTLQDGTEIAVKRLSQNSSQGFQELKNELVLAAQLKHRNLVQLLGVSRQEEKLVIYEYMPNRSLDIFLSDPVGRQQLDWNKRFAIICGIARGLLYLHEESRLKVIHRDLKPSNVLLDADMNPKISDFSIARAFGGDQSRDITRRPVGTLGYMSPEYAYWGHVSTKSDMFSFGVIVLEMVTGQRNNSAYSMSLMFHIHDDMNADRLSIQVWDNWRAGSMVDVVDPLLAVSRYPESEVVNCIEIGLLCVQENPADRPDASAVMLMLSSPTTMSNDRRAPSRPAFVFSSGFTQSDRPPRSGARSSDGVLQSSATTVSENEVSISELQPR
- the LOC120711909 gene encoding cysteine-rich receptor-like protein kinase 15 isoform X2, yielding MAPSRRGLVLLLAMAASLSTVVRSKDSQFTWVDCQSLPSASPSPFSSSSTNSTFWSNVDALLDALPSAAAPTGFASLSRGDGADGAFVRGLCRGDSTPARCATYLRDAALSIRSRCNDSSRRAAIWYDDGSGVTIPAPMYCFVSYADTNASTAYEDAFRQPFQNAVVVSDKDGFERSYNALMAHLAARVVNGSDDTAPAPMFATGAVVYDAAGPNGTMYGLLQSMRDRTVAESGKCLQDSVQQLPSCCAGHRGGVVLGYNCYLRMEVYPYYNLALNGPPIVVPAALVGERKGIKGVYVILAVAFSVGAVLTAVIIAGVFLYRRKVNRKKTPPGFFLKDNSSSKEDDIGYVEPEQLNLVVLRAATNNFSEENKLGEGGFGEVFKGTLQDGTEIAVKRLSQNSSQGFQELKNELVLAAQLKHRNLVQLLGVSRQEEKLVIYEYMPNRSLDIFLSDPVGRQQLDWNKRFAIICGIARGLLYLHEESRLKVIHRDLKPSNVLLDADMNPKISDFSIARAFGGDQSRDITRRPVGTLGYMSPEYAYWGHVSTKSDMFSFGVIVLEMVTGQRNNSAYSDTSDSVSVLSHVWDNWRAGSMVDVVDPLLAVSRYPESEVVNCIEIGLLCVQENPADRPDASAVMLMLSSPTTMSNDRRAPSRPAFVFSSGFTQSDRPPRSGARSSDGVLQSSATTVSENEVSISELQPR
- the LOC120711909 gene encoding cysteine-rich receptor-like protein kinase 15 isoform X3 codes for the protein MAPSRRGLVLLLAMAASLSTVVRSKDSQFTWVDCQSLPSASPSPFSSSSTNSTFWSNVDALLDALPSAAAPTGFASLSRGDGADGAFVRGLCRGDSTPARCATYLRDAALSIRSRCNDSSRRAAIWYDDGSGVTIPAPMYCFVSYADTNASTAYEDAFRQPFQNAVVVSDKDGFERSYNALMAHLAARVVNGSDDTAPAPMFATGAVVYDAAGPNGTMYGLLQSMRDRTVAESGKCLQDSVQQLPSCCAGHRGGVVLGYNCYLRMEVYPYYNLALNGPPIVVPAALVGERKGIKGVYVILAVAFSVGAVLTAVIIAGVFLYRRKVNRKKTPPGFFLKDNSSSKEDDIGYVEPEQLNLVVLRAATNNFSEENKLGEGGFGEVFKGTLQDGTEIAVKRLSQNSSQGFQELKNELVLAAQLKHRNLVQLLGVSRQEEKLVIYEYMPNRSLDIFLSDPVGRQQLDWNKRFAIICGIARGLLYLHEESRLKVIHRDLKPSNVLLDADMNPKISDFSIARAFGGDQSRDITRRPVGTLGYMSPEYAYWGHVSTKSDMFSFGVIVLEMVTGQRNNSAYSLGQLEGWFNGGCSGPIASRVAVPRK